A window of the Acidimicrobiia bacterium genome harbors these coding sequences:
- a CDS encoding acyl carrier protein, translating to MINENGNSAVRDAVILVLELHLGVDKVETGQRLSEDLEVDSFDLMNIVVILEQDFDIRISETAAASVRTVGELVSLVESLTQP from the coding sequence ATGATCAACGAGAACGGCAACAGCGCCGTGCGCGACGCCGTAATTCTCGTCCTCGAACTCCATCTCGGGGTCGACAAGGTTGAGACCGGCCAGCGCCTGAGTGAGGATCTGGAAGTCGATTCCTTCGACCTGATGAACATCGTCGTCATTCTCGAGCAGGACTTCGATATCAGAATATCCGAGACCGCGGCCGCCTCCGTGCGAACGGTCGGCGAGCTCGTGTCGCTTGTCGAGTCGCTCACGCAGCCGTGA
- a CDS encoding cyclic nucleotide-binding domain-containing protein — protein MTNLPLVDLRDLVKAYQTPAGPFLALRSVDLQVDAGEFVAVIGKSGSGKSTLINAIAGIDHVTSGEVHVAGTAVHTLDENAMALWRGTNLGVIFQSFQLLPTLTLLENVVLPMEFARRGSTRVRRDRALALLERVGMDQHANKLPSAVSGGQQQRVAIARALANNPALIVADEPTGSLDSRTAETIFQLFEELVDQGKTILMVTHDTDLASRASRVVMILDGEVVESYVRSALTGISERDLAEVTARLEPQVLRAGATVFAQGEAADRFYIVVRGSVEVLRSKGGGPEELLAVLEPGQFFGEMGLLEEKERNSTVRVTADGDASFVSLDADIFRRLVADNALAHDAIARVMRQRITAETVRRVVPVVTEAHFADFADRMERMTFEPGQTILQQGDQANRFCVILQGAVEVMAGEGEEIAYRYGKGRHFGSAGLSLNGRSVATLRAAHDEPAGTTIVTIPIAVHRDIAKSARLADDHIALLLAEAGGG, from the coding sequence ATGACAAACCTCCCGCTGGTAGACCTGCGCGATTTGGTCAAGGCCTACCAGACCCCTGCCGGACCGTTCCTGGCCCTGCGGAGCGTCGACCTTCAAGTCGACGCTGGAGAGTTTGTCGCCGTGATAGGGAAGTCGGGCAGTGGTAAGTCGACACTGATCAATGCGATCGCGGGTATCGACCACGTAACCAGTGGAGAGGTGCACGTCGCTGGGACGGCGGTGCACACTCTCGACGAGAACGCAATGGCACTTTGGAGAGGGACCAACCTAGGCGTCATCTTTCAGTCTTTTCAGCTGCTGCCCACCCTGACCCTGCTGGAGAATGTCGTGCTGCCCATGGAGTTCGCCCGCCGTGGATCCACCCGGGTGCGCCGCGATCGTGCACTCGCGCTGCTCGAGCGAGTGGGGATGGATCAGCACGCTAACAAACTGCCTTCCGCTGTCTCTGGTGGCCAGCAGCAGCGAGTGGCAATCGCTCGGGCATTGGCCAACAATCCCGCACTGATTGTTGCCGACGAGCCGACCGGTAGCCTCGACTCGCGTACTGCCGAGACCATTTTCCAACTGTTTGAGGAGCTCGTTGACCAAGGCAAGACGATTCTCATGGTCACACACGACACCGATCTCGCCAGTCGGGCGTCTCGGGTGGTCATGATTCTCGACGGAGAGGTCGTCGAGTCGTACGTTCGTTCGGCGCTGACGGGAATCTCCGAGCGCGACCTTGCCGAGGTAACCGCCAGACTGGAGCCCCAGGTCCTGAGGGCTGGCGCTACCGTTTTCGCTCAGGGGGAAGCGGCCGACCGGTTCTACATCGTCGTGCGCGGCTCGGTGGAAGTCCTCCGGAGCAAAGGCGGCGGCCCTGAAGAACTCTTGGCCGTCCTCGAACCGGGCCAGTTCTTCGGCGAGATGGGTCTGCTGGAGGAGAAGGAGAGGAACTCGACGGTTCGCGTGACTGCCGACGGTGACGCCTCATTCGTGTCCCTCGATGCCGATATCTTCCGCCGCCTGGTCGCCGATAACGCATTGGCGCACGACGCTATCGCTCGGGTCATGCGCCAACGAATAACTGCCGAAACAGTGCGCCGTGTCGTGCCGGTCGTGACCGAGGCTCACTTCGCCGATTTCGCGGATCGGATGGAACGGATGACTTTCGAACCGGGCCAGACGATCCTGCAGCAAGGCGACCAAGCGAACCGCTTCTGCGTCATCTTGCAAGGAGCGGTCGAAGTGATGGCCGGCGAGGGAGAGGAGATTGCCTACCGATATGGGAAAGGGCGACACTTCGGTTCGGCAGGTCTGAGCCTCAATGGCCGGAGCGTGGCCACCCTCCGTGCCGCCCATGATGAACCGGCCGGCACCACGATCGTGACAATACCCATCGCAGTCCATCGCGATATCGCCAAGAGTGCTCGCCTGGCCGACGATCACATAGCACTTCTGCTCGCCGAGGCCGGCGGGGGATGA
- a CDS encoding AMP-binding protein produces MTPNASPATLVQLLAWRAMVSGDRTAYSYCDDPRTFGELWSDVEGFASALVEQGLRPGGRVVLALPNGHDFFTAFYGAQRAGGVAVPIFPGVPPGRVLEVARLCGAVHVVVPSDTQAETLTRWRRDAGSLHISTALDRPGSAVSLPEVQAEDVAFIQYTSGSTGDPKGVQLSHANLMTNVRQMIAGMKITAEDRFVSWLPAYHDMGLILMTIVPFFLAAPLFLLPTSLSDTRPWLDAITRHRGTFTASPDFGYRLCLRQVAGSNRAANGHDLSSLRVALNAAEPVRLSTIDSFHETFGLDRVMVAGYGLAEATVGVSMGEPSTENRIGKRGAVSVGRPFPDITVQILDDTDRVLPPDVIGHIVVKSPANTRGYFQNSGATDTLLASPGAVRTGDIGYLDGEGHLYILSRAKDVMIHAGRTVYPEEVEEIVNGISGVRYSAAIGIDDGRLEGEQIRVLVEIRPDAMPDEKARKSCVVAIARAVHDRFGFRPARVHLVAPKTIPLTHNGKLRRGELRQQYLEGRLDGAILYPLRAERSAVPR; encoded by the coding sequence GTGACTCCAAACGCGAGCCCGGCAACGCTGGTCCAGCTCCTGGCCTGGCGGGCAATGGTCAGCGGCGACCGCACTGCCTACAGCTACTGCGATGACCCCCGCACCTTCGGCGAGCTTTGGTCAGACGTCGAGGGATTCGCCTCTGCGCTCGTCGAACAGGGCCTTCGTCCAGGCGGACGCGTCGTGCTCGCACTGCCCAACGGTCACGACTTCTTCACTGCCTTTTACGGCGCCCAGCGCGCGGGCGGCGTCGCCGTACCGATCTTCCCCGGAGTCCCTCCAGGGCGGGTCTTGGAGGTGGCGAGACTGTGCGGCGCCGTTCACGTTGTTGTTCCCTCAGATACACAAGCGGAGACCTTGACGCGCTGGCGAAGGGACGCCGGATCGTTGCACATCTCGACGGCACTCGACCGACCCGGTTCTGCGGTCTCTCTCCCCGAAGTGCAAGCGGAAGACGTCGCCTTCATCCAGTACACCTCGGGCAGCACCGGAGATCCCAAAGGCGTTCAGCTGTCGCATGCCAACCTGATGACCAACGTCCGTCAGATGATCGCTGGGATGAAAATCACGGCAGAGGACCGTTTTGTGAGCTGGCTGCCCGCCTATCACGACATGGGTCTGATTCTGATGACCATCGTGCCCTTCTTCCTGGCCGCGCCCTTGTTCCTGCTTCCAACCAGCCTGAGCGACACACGACCCTGGCTGGACGCGATCACCCGCCATCGCGGGACCTTCACCGCCTCGCCCGATTTCGGCTACCGGCTGTGCCTTCGCCAGGTAGCCGGCTCCAATCGAGCCGCCAATGGTCACGATCTGTCCTCATTGCGGGTGGCGCTCAACGCTGCAGAGCCCGTTCGCCTGTCAACCATCGATTCTTTTCATGAGACATTCGGATTGGATCGGGTGATGGTCGCCGGCTACGGCCTGGCGGAGGCGACTGTCGGCGTAAGCATGGGGGAACCCTCGACGGAGAATCGGATCGGCAAAAGGGGTGCGGTTTCGGTCGGTCGACCATTTCCGGATATCACCGTGCAGATCCTCGACGACACCGACCGGGTGCTGCCCCCGGATGTCATAGGCCACATCGTGGTCAAGAGCCCCGCCAACACCCGCGGCTACTTCCAGAACTCCGGTGCCACCGACACCCTGCTGGCGAGTCCGGGAGCCGTTCGAACCGGGGACATTGGCTACCTGGACGGAGAGGGCCACCTCTATATTCTGAGCCGGGCGAAAGACGTGATGATTCACGCCGGTCGCACCGTCTATCCCGAGGAGGTGGAGGAGATTGTGAACGGAATCAGCGGAGTCCGCTACTCCGCGGCAATCGGGATCGACGATGGTCGCCTCGAAGGGGAGCAGATCAGGGTGCTGGTTGAAATCCGCCCCGACGCCATGCCCGACGAAAAAGCGAGAAAATCCTGCGTGGTCGCCATCGCAAGGGCTGTGCACGATCGTTTCGGCTTCCGTCCGGCACGAGTTCACCTCGTTGCGCCGAAAACGATCCCATTGACCCACAACGGGAAGCTGCGGCGTGGCGAACTTAGGCAGCAATACCTGGAAGGGAGGCTCGACGGGGCCATCCTCTACCCCTTGCGGGCTGAGCGGTCGGCAGTCCCCCGATGA
- a CDS encoding condensation domain-containing protein, with translation MSVAGVVRLQGAPDVDSLRRALDIVQERHPLLRSRITTRRQRPTFEESKSVPPIPLEVHARRDEAHWRDIAERVLNTNVDIENGPLLACTYLQNQGDTQADLVFAFDHTVMDAVSAGRIIDQLLGLCSGTTDRVKPAIAQLPPPIDHMLPDHLTGRARLAPLGQYMRRQAAEEIAYRRGIHGRQAPIHSTASCYILTRSLERDATADLVDQSRSRRLTMNSVIAAALISATHQHLYTGEALPMRAIMFADLRPKLLPPPPAEVMACYLSMLRYTLQVQPDNDLWNIARAFQAQVQRSMTRHEHLLAAGLARQLMRMIIGTKNTRMATTAVSYAGPLTLGERYGDIEVTDVHGFISNNRLGPVATAFVTIFRERLTWNFVFLDTDMDSMIAARIADTTCDKLLEAGSR, from the coding sequence ATGAGCGTGGCCGGGGTCGTGAGGCTGCAAGGCGCTCCGGACGTTGACAGCCTCCGTCGCGCGTTGGATATCGTGCAAGAACGACACCCTCTACTTCGCTCCCGGATCACCACCCGGAGGCAGCGGCCGACATTCGAAGAATCAAAGAGTGTGCCGCCTATCCCCCTCGAAGTTCATGCCAGGCGAGACGAAGCTCACTGGCGGGACATTGCCGAACGGGTACTCAACACCAACGTCGACATCGAGAACGGACCACTACTCGCCTGCACCTACCTGCAGAATCAGGGCGACACCCAGGCCGATCTCGTGTTTGCCTTCGACCACACTGTTATGGACGCGGTTTCGGCGGGGCGCATCATTGACCAGCTCTTGGGTCTTTGCAGCGGCACGACCGATCGCGTCAAACCTGCGATTGCGCAGCTACCGCCTCCGATCGACCACATGCTCCCCGATCATCTGACGGGGCGCGCCCGTCTTGCTCCGCTGGGGCAGTACATGCGCCGTCAGGCCGCCGAAGAAATAGCCTACAGAAGGGGAATCCACGGGCGGCAGGCTCCGATCCATTCAACAGCCAGTTGTTACATATTGACTCGCAGCCTTGAACGAGACGCTACCGCTGACCTCGTCGATCAGTCCAGAAGCCGTCGACTGACCATGAACAGTGTGATCGCGGCAGCACTGATTAGCGCCACCCATCAGCATCTATACACCGGAGAGGCTCTGCCGATGCGAGCAATCATGTTCGCCGACCTCCGCCCGAAGCTGCTGCCTCCTCCACCCGCCGAGGTCATGGCCTGCTACCTCTCGATGCTGCGCTATACGCTGCAAGTTCAGCCAGACAACGATCTATGGAACATTGCGCGTGCGTTCCAGGCGCAGGTACAACGCTCGATGACTCGACATGAGCACCTCCTCGCCGCCGGTCTGGCCAGGCAGCTAATGAGGATGATCATCGGAACCAAGAACACACGGATGGCTACGACGGCGGTTAGCTATGCCGGTCCGCTCACGCTGGGCGAACGCTACGGTGATATCGAGGTGACCGACGTCCACGGCTTCATCTCCAATAACCGGTTGGGCCCGGTCGCCACAGCGTTTGTCACGATCTTCCGTGAACGGCTGACCTGGAACTTTGTCTTTCTCGATACCGACATGGACAGCATGATCGCGGCGCGCATCGCCGACACCACATGCGACAAGTTGTTAGAAGCGGGAAGCCGATGA